The Pan paniscus chromosome 15, NHGRI_mPanPan1-v2.0_pri, whole genome shotgun sequence genome includes a window with the following:
- the PNMA1 gene encoding paraneoplastic antigen Ma1 has translation MAMTLLEDWCRGMDVNSQRALLVWGIPVNCDEAEIEETLQAAMPQVSYRMLGRMFWREENAKAALLELTGAVDYAAIPREMPGKGGVWKVLFKPPTSDAEFLERLHLFLAREGWTVQDVARVLGFQNPTPTPGPEMPAEMLNYILDNVIQPLVESIWYKRLTLFSGRDIPGPGEETFDPWLEHTNEVLEEWQVSDVEKRRRLMESLRGPAADVIRILKSNNPAITTAECLKALEQVFGSVESSRDAQIKFLNTYQNPGEKLSAYVIRLEPLLQKVVEKGAIDKDNVNQARLEQVIAGANHSGAIRRQLWLTGAGEGPAPNLFQLLVQIREEEAKEEEEEAEATLLQLGLEGHF, from the coding sequence ATGGCGATGACACTGTTGGAAGACTGGTGCCGGGGGATGGATGTGAACTCCCAGAGAGCTCTGTTAGTCTGGGGCATCCCAGTGAACTGTGATGAGGCTGAAATCGAAGAGACCCTCCAGGCTGCGATGCCCCAGGTCTCCTACCGAATGCTTGGGAGAATGTTCTGGAGGGAAGAAAATGCGAAAGCAGCCTTATTAGAGCTCACTGGCGCTGTAGATTACGCCGCGATCCCTAGGGAGATGCCGGGCAAAGGAGGGGTCTGGAAAGTGTTATTTAAGCCCCCAACTTCTGATGCTGAATTTTTAGAAAGATTGCACCTCTTCCTAGCTAGAGAGGGGTGGACCGTGCAAGATGTTGCCCGTGTCCTTGGGTTTCAGAACCCTACTCCGACCCCGGGCCCAGAGATGCCAGCAGAGATGCTAAACTATATTTTGGATAATGTTATTCAGCCTCTTGTTGAGTCCATATGGTACAAGAGGCTGACACTTTTCTCGGGGAGGGACATCCCAGGGCCTGGAGAGGAAACCTTTGATCCCTGGCTGGAGCACACTAATGAGGTCCTAGAGGAGTGGCAGGTGTCCGATGTAGAAAAGAGGCGGCGGTTGATGGAGAGTCTTAGAGGCCCCGCCGCTGATGTCATTCGCATCCTTAAGTCCAACAACCCCGCGATAACCACTGCCGAATGCCTGAAGGCGCTTGAGCAGGTGTTTGGGAGCGTTGAGAGCTCTAGGGATGCCCAGATCAAATTTCTGAACACTTATCAGAACCCGGGAGAAAAATTGTCTGCTTATGTCATTCGTCTGGAGCCTCTGCTACAGAAGGTGGTAGAGAAGGGGGCCATTGATAAAGATAATGTGAACCAGGCCCGCCTAGAGCAGGTCATTGCCGGGGCCAACCACAGCGGGGCCATCCGAAGGCAGCTGTGGCTTACCGGGGCTGGGGAAGGGCCAGCCCCAAACCTCTTTCAGTTGCTGGTGCAGATCCGTGAGGAGGAagccaaggaggaggaggaggaggctgaggccaccCTTCTGCAGTTAGGCCTGGAAGGGCACTTCTGA